A window of the Theileria parva strain Muguga chromosome 2, complete sequence, whole genome shotgun sequence genome harbors these coding sequences:
- the ATP6V1D gene encoding V-type proton ATPase subunit D: protein MSNLSVLLIPSRMLVNLQNLKQRRHNAHLGYSLLKRKSDALTSKFHRLLRATVQGKERLVEGLKDATYSLANAVWSAEDFKSLVIESVGRPSVTLKLRGENIAGVLLPVFSLQTDPTVDLFANLSLSSGGSAIQSVKTTHLAALDILVELASLQISFIILNEEIRMTNRRINALDNVLIPSIDRNLEYIRRELDEMEREEFYRLKMIKKHKEREESEKESEPRQYQSFFDPVDDDIVV from the exons ATGTCAAATTTGTCAGTATTGCTCATTCCTTCGAGAATGTTAGT GAACCTTCAAAATCTCAAGCAGAGACGACATAACGCTCATTTGGGTTATTCACTGTTAAAAAGGAAAAGCGATGCCCTTACCTCAAAATTTCATAGACTCCTAAGGGCAACAGTTCAA GGTAAAGAGAGACTAGTTGAAGGCTTGAAGGATGCTACATATTCACTTGCAAATGCAGTTTGGTCAGCTGAAGACTTTAAAAGTTTAGTAATAGAGTCGGTGGGACGCCCATCAGTTACCCTCAAGCTCAGAGGAGAGAATATTGCAGGAGTTTTGCTCCCAGTATTCTCACTTCAAACAGATCCTACAGTAGATT TATTTGCAAATCTGAGTTTGAGTTCTGGAGGAAGTGCAATTCAGTCAGTTAAAACCACACACTTGGCTGCCTTGGATATTTTAGTAGAATTGGCGTCACTtcaa atatCGTTTATTATACTGAATGAGGAGATCAGAATGACAAACAGGAGAATCAACGCACTGGATAAT GTATTAATACCAAGCATTGACCGTAACTTGGAGTACATTAGAAGAGAATTGGACGAGATGGAGAGAGAAGAATTTTATAG attgaaaatgataaagaaGCATAAAGAACGAGAAGAAAGTGAGAAGGAATCTGAGCCTCGCCAGTACCAGTCATTCTTCGACCCAGTAGATGATGATATTGTAGTCTAG
- a CDS encoding CS domain protein: protein MTLTPTLLWAQTKDDLYLTVELTKPSDLKVDLTDEAFKFYAKKDGNVYEFDFKFFKPVKSSDYKTKDQRFLEFKVPKSEPESWTTLNSCGKKHYIKCNWDKWVDSDAEGDDLNDGFDMPNFGDFGDFDMNGMGDMEDEMDDLEDTDNEETTNAKSPHCKNPNCQCDPCECTPEKQCSEGASDCPSKEDCCGKSECHPKGAEDSCCATKNCSEKCPC, encoded by the exons ATGAC gCTAACACCAACACTTTTATGGGCTCAAACAAAAGATGATCTCTACTTGACAGTAGAGTTAACAAAACCGTCAGATTTGAAAGTTGACTTGACAGATGAAGCTTTCAAGTTCTATGCCAAGAAGGACGGCAACGTTTATGAGTTCGACTTCAAATTTTTCAAGCCAGTCAAGTCAAGTGACTACAAGACAAAGGACCAAAGGTTTCTCGAATTCAAGGTACCAAAGTCAGAGCCTGAGTCATGGACAACCCTCAACTCCTGTGGAAAGAAACACTACATCAAATGCAACTGGGACAAATG GGTTGACTCTGATGCCGAAGGTGATGACTTGAACGATGGATTCGACATGCCAAACTTCGGAG ATTTTGGAGACTTTGACATGAATGGCATGGGTGATATGGAAGATGAAATGGACGACCTGGAGGATACAGATAACGAGGAAACTACTAATGCCAAATCACCTCACTGCAAGAATCCAAACTGCCAGTGCGACCCATGTGAGTGTACTCCAGAGAAGCAATGCTCAGAGGGAGCATCTGATTGCCCCTCAAAAGAAGATTGCTGTGGAAAATCAGAGTGCCATCCAAAAGGAGCAGAGGACTCTTGCTGCGCAACAAAAAACTGCTCTGAAAAATGCCCATGCTAA
- a CDS encoding Leo1-like family protein produces MDENTEKNEFDTMDVDNTDNLNTNDPEPGNSNEPPTAIDDSNKTDNLDTIFNVENDLNFTPDDFNNTNEYFNNTNEDFNDTVDHLNNTVDHLNSTDDNFNIDNVDNYPNFNVTQTVTDTVPNEDNMVGLFEDSDDNGDDFARTDVATQSPTRLEVDPSGQDQSPLYENEFITATLPLLPRPDRPENLVICKFPPTLMVSDVNEIRSFLKSNPHILDHPPNPNNLSVLLYDMKNKSNDSSDDKDSENNPPVSSNGNIVLWDDGTVTLFIGTVPLDVEFQSELSFLFEDSNFDLKPVHAEVDTRLQTRFSNLLKNKMIKQRHTKRQKMEVTFLSDAIQSQYKLQENLIKENERQRKMHNKPRRGLTKSFLESS; encoded by the exons ATGGATGAAAACACTGAAAAGAATGAGTTTGACACAATGGATGttgataatactgataatttaaacacaaATGATCCTGAACCTGGTAATTCTAATGAACCGCCCACTGCCATTGACGATTCAAATAAAACTGATAATCTTGatactatttttaatgttgaaaatgatttaaatttcaCTCCTGACGATTTTAATAACACAAAtgagtattttaataacaCAAATGAAGATTTTAATGACACTGTTGACCATTTAAATAACACTGTTGACCATTTAAATAGTAcagatgataattttaatatcgataatgttgataattatccaaattttaatgttacACAGACGGTTACTGATACAGTACCTAATGAAGATAATATGGTTGGATTATTCGAAGATAGTGATGACAATGGTGACGACTTTGCCAGGACAGACGTTGCGACTCAGTCTCCAACAAGGCTTGAAGTTGATCCTTCAGGACAGGACCAGTCTCCACTTTATGAAAACGAATTCATAACCGCTACGCTTCCCTTACTTCCAAGGCCTGATCGTCCTGAAAACTTAGTTATATGTAAGTTTCCGCCTACTTTGATGGTTTCCGACGTGAATGAAATTCGAAGTTTTCTCAAATCAAACCCTCACATCTTAGATCATCCTCCTAACCCAAATAATCTTTCAGTACTACTGTATGATATGAAAAATAAGAGTAATGACTCTTCTGATGACAAAGATTCAGAAAATAATCCACCGGTTTCAAGCAATGGTAACATAGTACTTTGGGATGATGGTACTGTGACATTATTTATCGGAACAGTACCGCTTGACGTTGAGTTTCAGTCTGAGCTTTCATTTCTGTTTGAGGACTCCaattttgatttaaaaCCAGTCCACGCTGAAGTTGACACTAGACTCCAAACCCGTTTCTCAAACCTACTCAAAAACAAGATGATTAAGCAGAGACACACTAAACGTCAGAAAATGGAAGTTACTTTTCTATCTGATGCCATACAATCGCAATACAAACTCCAAGAG AATCTGATCAAGGAGAATGAACGTCAGAGGAAAATGCATAACAAGCCACGTAGGGGATTAACAAAATCCTTTTTGGAGTCTTCATAA
- a CDS encoding putative integral membrane protein gives MEYLSEPTLKQILGDDLYSYFNESDKNAEKPYSTEENTKNKESDNENSALKIGLTTKQATDHIISKLTNILSDYNDKIKLKDLFLELVQVDIILNLAALLANIGCLVYNIVIVNVYWEFLLEFLLLFFWLIANVYVKLLFKVCKVYRKRNRLVEILHFLKFEFTYPKPESEVKKYNIDPSSSDFISVYRDYDWVRLPRNVLVQGDVYKLRINEIFPCDSLLVLNVTNNDLVTHSEIYREGDPCNFVGNPVENEHFLDGTFVALNDSFLKYINHYLFNDQANYQPNPQLPRRDSSWFRNTQEETKIIWNYNDNYIFLNNSNKIVIVIIIMVTLILILMWAILYRVESKFNSIITMYRLLIMLQFVGIDPFSKLAELWGNVKIMAIFDQYQETMLKDLDPVRSVSSSDSFLSSSTFGSVSSDMLLNEVKISFLHVNKVLMLGLFEENSLIKRLSTITLLSFIDDVGILLNSYQTLQEISVISKNSNNNTAARLSQHHETTHQEEGTFTRLPSTDERDSALNMTNILGNVFDQDVVEETDELLILDIYNDIDLYGKDNSAFINENELNNKNLLKPLIFSIALTSILNINMYRSSLFNSYMSMLINNELSSYTNCLCNLNSVFNIRKFYLKPFKLLKFIIINTSGITYGTDMTSRALDSNDDSIVIYFYRDSNKRVIQMLIKCRISILNDCKLNFYNGNEIKPLNRVLRRKISDLNVQWLSNGIGSFLYLYKPISIDDYNILQILLPFSTIYNNYTNPPATNVGSSGYTTAPNTATTHSGTETGVGSRRKNSKLMFLYKHNNLYYKYKGINIYKLTNKFKNTAASETTSHKKDVILGSFIGEMLKSYIKNSILLGIVGIKYEANKEINTKINELHESGIRFVYFSKHNEKHTRIIGSLLGLEISWNSMISLSTSETSSYINQEGHIVLPNGIDNIRQHIKYIDDIPLQVSLFCNCNYENVIEMFNILNDNKENIMCIGSGLNSNNFYLFSNSYLAFSISLNYHPLCKFCKCKRWQGVSRQHVIEESRSEIVLSSLITSLPCSLKYNKLFNINEGDSLFELLFELFKESRNTSTNIQEAVSFMLLSYYTIITMYFIQSLLSLPSVFNNIDIILIMYFYIPLISVTLLNNPIMDKIMEQLPNKIENNNIYYKYYFRIYSRIVVFALFTMATHYINIFYVNKHLNSTLMINNPLCNNFFHYPKVFCMNLLNKHFNYAQYIWLIQNFTSIVFVVFLIVSSIFWIQKYTFLGISCFLNYRWLLASLLISCVHVGIVALKLYFDPIEDFKVVRILIVNSSLSLLFIVPILLIDQAIKLFIIKDKNTQQKFLQLLFSTKLGTWSPK, from the exons atggAATATTTGAGTGAACCCACACTTAAGCAAATATTAGGGGATGATTTGTACAGTTATTTCAATGAGTCTGACAAAAATGCAGAAAAACCTTATTCCACCGAAGAAAACACCAAAAATAAAGAATCGGATAACGAAAATTCAGCTCTAAAAATTGGTTTAACAACTAAACAAGCAACTGATCACATTATAAGCAAATTAAca AACATCTTGTCTGATTACAATGATAAGATCAAATTAAAGGATTTATTCCTGGAATTGGTCCAGGTtgatataatattaaacttGGCAGCTCTGTTAGCCAACATCG GATGCCTTGTTTACAACATAGTAATCGTAAACGTTTACTGGGAGTTCTTGCTAGAGTTTCTATTGCTATTCTTTTGGTTGATAGCAAATGTGTATGTTAAATTACTGTTCAAGGTGTGTAAGGTTTACAGAAAGCGTAACCGCTTGGTGgaaattttacattttttaaaatttgaatttacATATCCAAAACCAGAGTCTGAAGTTAAAAAGTATAATATCGACCCCTCTTCCTCTGATTTTATCTCAGTTTACAGAGATTACGACTGGGTGAGGCTGCCAAGGAACGTCCTGGTGCAAGGGGACGTTTACAAGCTTAGAATCAACGAGATTTTCCCCTGTGACTCTTTGCTTGTTTTGAACGTTACCAATAATGACTTGGTTACGCATAGTGAGATCTACAGAGAGGGAGATCCCTGCAATTTTGTAGGAAACCCGGTTGAAAACGAACATTTTTTAGACGGAACATTTGTAGCACTAAATGACTCATTTTTGAAATACATCAACcattatttgtttaatgATCAGGCTAACTATCAGCCGAATCCGCAACTGCCAAGAAGAGACAGTTCATGGTTCAGGAACACCCAGGAGGAGACCAAGATCATATGGAACTATAATGACAATTACATTTTTCTAAACAACAGTAACAAGATCGTCATAGTGATAATCATAATGGTGACTTTGATTCTGATTCTCATGTGGGCGATACTGTATAGAGTGGAGAGTAAATTCAATTCCATAATAACCATGTACCGACTGCTGATAATGCTACAGTTCGTTGGTATCGACCCGTTCAGCAAGTTGGCAGAGTTATGGGGAAACGTTAAAATAATGGCAATATTTGACCAGTATCAAGAGACAATGCTTAAGGATTTGGACCCAGTCAGGTCTGTAAGTTCATCGGATTCGTTCCTTAGCTCCTCAACCTTCGGCTCAGTGTCCTCAGATATGCTGTTGAATGAAGTCAAAATTTCATTTCTGCACGTCAATAAGGTGCTAATGCTGGGTCTGTTTGAAGAAAATAGTCTCATAAAAAGACTTTCCACAATCACTTTGCTCTCATTTATCGACGACGTGGGGATTCTGTTGAACAGTTATCAAACACTGCAGGAAATTTCAGTTATATCcaaaaatagtaataacaACACCGCCGCTCGTTTAAGCCAGCATCATGAAACCACTCACCAAGAAGAAGGCACTTTTACACGCCTACCAAGCACCGATGAAAGAGATTCTGCACTTAACATGACAAACATCCTGGGGAACGTATTTGACCAGGACGTGGTTGAAGAAACCGACGAACTCCTGATCTTGGATATATACAACGATATAGACTTGTATGGGAAGGATAACAGCGCTTTCATAAACGAAAATGAACTGAATAATAAGAACTTGCTCAAGCCGCTCATATTCTCAATAGCGCTCACCTCGATACTTAACATTAACATGTATCGCTCAAGCCTGTTCAATAGTTACATGTCAATGCTCATCAACAATGAGCTTTCCAGTTATACAAACTGCTTGTGTAACCTTAACAGTGTGTTCAATataagaaaattttatctaaaacCATTTAAACTACTGAAGTTCATAATCATAAACACCTCCGGGATAACCTACGGTACTGATATGACGAGTCGAGCACTAGATAGTAATGACGACTCGATTGTTATTTACTTTTACAGAGACAGTAATAAAAGAGTGATacaaatgttaataaagtGTAGAATTAGTATACTTAACGATTGTAAGCTTAACTTCTATAACGGCAATGAGATTAAGCCACTAAACAGAGTGCTGAGGAGGAAGATATCCGACCTCAATGTGCAGTGGCTGTCGAATGGAATTGGGTCGTTTCTGTACCTTTATAAGCCAATTTCAATCGACGACTACAACATTCTCCAGATCCTTTTACCCTTCTCTAccatttataataattacacTAACCCTCCGGCTACGAATGTTGGCTCTTCCGGTTACACCACAGCACCAAATACAGCTACTACTCATTCTGGAACAGAGACTGGAGTTGGAAGTAGAAGAAAGAACAGTAAGCTGATGTTCCTATATAAGCATAATAATCTGTACTACAAGTATAAGGGTATTAACATTTACAAACTGACAAACAAGTTTAAAAACACAGCTGCATCTGAAACTACATCTCACAAGAAGGACGTGATCCTGGGCAGCTTCATAGGGGAAATGCTTAAATCCTACATCAAAAATTCAATCCTGCTAGGCATTGTAGGAATAAAGTATGAGGCGAATAAGGAAATAAACACAAAGATAAATGAGTTACACGAGTCTGGAATAAGATTCGTGTACTTCTCTAAGCATAACGAAAAACATACCAGAATTATTGGAAGTCTATTGGGACTTGAGATTTCGTGGAACTCCATGATTTCCCTCTCCACATCCGAAAc GTCTTCCTACATTAATCAAGAAGGACACATTGTGTTACCAAACGGGATAGATAATATTAGACaacatataaaatacattgATGACATACCTCttcaa GTGTCTCTGTTTTGTAACTGTAATTATGAGAATGTCATTGAGATGTTCAACATACTGAACGATAATAAGGAGAATATAATGTGCATAGGCTCAGGACTTAACAGTAATAACTTTTATTTGTTCTCAAATTCATACTTGGCTTTCTCAATCTCACTCAACTATCACCCGCTGTGCAAATTCTGTAAAT GTAAGAGGTGGCAAGGAGTAAGTAGGCAGCATGTGATTGAAGAAAGCAGATCAGAGATTGTATTATCTTCTCTGATTACATCGTTACCGTGTTCACTCAAGTACAATAAACTGTTCAAT atCAATGAAGGAGACTCGCTGTTTGAATTATTGTTTGAACTATTTAAAGAAAGTAGAAACACCTCGACAAACATACAGGAGGCAGTGTCGTTTATGCTTTTGTCATATTACACCATAATCACAATGTATTTCATACAATCCCTCCTGTCTCTACCATCAGTTTTCAAT AACATTGACATAATTTTGATCATGTACTTTTACATACCGCTAATTTCAGTCACACTCCTCAATAACCCAATCATGGACAAGATCATGGAGCAGCTGCCGAACAAGATCGAAAACAACAATATATACTACAAATACTAC TTCAGAATATATAGCAGGATTGTCGTGTTCGCCCTATTCACAATGGCAACGCattacataaatatattttacgTTAATAAGCATTTGAACTCAACGCTCATGATTAATAACCCGCTTTGCAACAATTTCTTTCACT ACCCCAAAGTATTTTGTATGAATCTGCTAAATAAGCACTTCAACTACGCCCAGTACATCTGGCTGATACAGAACTTTACATCGATAGTTTTTGTCGTATTTCTCATTGTATCCTCAATCTTCTGGATACAGAAGTACACTTTCCTGGGGATCTCTTGCTTTTTAAACTACCGTTGGTTGTTGGCTTCCCTCTTGATATCCTGTGTTCATGTGGGAATCGTGGCCCTTAAACTCTACTTCGATCCCATCGAAGACTTTAAGGTCGTTAGGATTTTAATTGTGAACTCGAGTCTTTCACTTTTGTTCATTGTTCCGATTCTACTGATTGACCAGGCTATTAAACTTTTCATCATAAAGGACAAAAACACCCAGCAGAAGTTCCTGCAGCTTCTGTTCTCCACTAAGCTGGGCACTTGGTCcccaaaataa
- a CDS encoding RAP domain protein: MSIFYFLNGNNRSLHLTNCIKLSRLFNKSSNCNITNINYQCSSRLNFSNSVGSTPNSKTNSTEASHLNASIPFNITSQPNQIYKLLLDNPYRFDIFTTLKYVEILQASSLSDPTIVNILSQQLLCNLDNVRTARAMSRFFRALEPSSHLTDDFFHTLISFIYDNKIYPNLNLPRIWTSYFKFLGSNRIYHKELYQDLVSLYNLYLNLFISSNTDITTDGLVLNKRLQESIATVNWCFCICGFKDHTLYETVKRIIEAYKLDTSTLIRIYWSFSILNLPVTNLSEINQLLNQTLENNSLYKLSHINQIYTILKSPSLCDELKESELPLRDELIETCKGYLINSKYSKNGKIISKSQKLVSDFLIRQNIPHQLEILTSDLSSVDIYICLNGEKIILEVDGPTHFIRNLNDPSETRKIGPCDFKEKMLKENGFVFISIPPIHSNTQNIKQIDEYYKELLKNSGSAHLNEILKSK, from the exons ATGTcgattttttattttttgaatGGTAATAACCGTTCTCTTCATTTAACAAACTGTATAAAGCTTTCAAGGTTATTCAATAAGTCTTCCAATTGTAATATTACCAATATCAATTACCAATGCAGTTCTAgacttaatttttcaaattctgTTGGTTCTACCCCTAATTCTAAAACAAATTCTACAGAAGCATCGCATTTAAATGCTAGTATACCCTTCAATATAACATCACAACCCAatcaaatatataaactaCTTTTGGATAATCCATATAGATTTGATATTTTCACCACACTGAAGTATGTTGAGATTTTACAGGCCTCTAGCCTATCTGACCCTACCATTGTCAATATTCTATCTCAGCAACTACTGTGTAACCTCGACAATGTAAGAACTGCTAGAGCTATGAGCCGTTTTTTCCGTGCCTTGGAACCATCTTCACACCTAACTGACGATTTCTTCCACACACTTATCAGTTTCATTTACGATAATAAGATCTACCCAAACTTAAACCTTCCCAGGATCTGGACCAGTTATTTCAAGTTTCTCGGCTCCAACCGTATATACCACAAAGAACTATACCAGGATTTAGTATCTCTTTACAACCTATACTTAAACCTGTTTATATCTTCCAACACTGACATTACCACCGATGGCCTTGTTCTTAACAAGCGGCTACAGGAAAGTATCGCTACAGTGAATTGGTGTTTTTGTATTTGTGGATTCAAGGACCATACTCTTTATGAGACTGTAAAGAGGATAATTGAAGCCTACAAACTTGACACAAGCACACTGATTAGAATCTACTGGAGCTTTTCAATATTGAATTTACCCGTCACCAATTTGAGTGAAATTAACCAATTGTTAAACCAAACACTGGAAAACAATTCACTGTACAAACTTTCACACATTAATCAG ATTTATACGATATTGAAATCGCCCAGTCTTTGTGATGAGCTGAAAGAGTCAGAATTGCCATTGAGAGATGAGTTGATAGAAACTTGTAAGGGTTACTTAATCAATAgtaagtatagtaaaaacGGGAAGATAATATCCAAATCCCAAAAGTTAGTCTCAGACTTCCTTATACGTCAAAATATTCCACACCAGCTGGAAATACTAACAAGTGACTTATCAAG cGTTGACATTTACATTTGTTTAAATGGTGAGAAGATAATATTGGAGGTTGACGGACCAACTCACTTTATTAGGAACTTGAATGACCCTAGTGAAACTAGGAAAATTGGACCCTGCGACTTTAAGGAAAAGATGCTTAAGGAAAATGGGTTTGTGTTTATCTCGATACCGCCAATACACTCAAATACccaaaatataaaacaaataGACGAATATTATAAAGAATTGCTCAAAAACTCTGGATCAGCACACCTAAATGAAATTTTGAAATCTAAGTAA
- the Rps6 gene encoding 40S ribosomal protein S6 translates to MKLNLANPFTGMQKTMEIDDEKRLLPFFERRMGTEVPGDSIGDEFKGYVFKISGGNDKQGFPMMQGVLTPTRVRLLFKKGMKCYRPRRKGEMKRKSVRGCVVSSQLSILNLVLVKKGPQEVPGLTDQEAPRRLGPKRASKIRKLFNLSPKDDVRKFVVRRKIEGRNKTKAPKIQRLVTAQRLQRKRRLLKQAKEKAKRNKEVLREYRKLMHEYRSKNK, encoded by the coding sequence ATGAAGTTAAATTTAGCAAATCCCTTCACGGGGATGCAGAAGACAATGGAAATCGATGACGAGAAGAGATTACTCCCGTTCTTCGAAAGGCGTATGGGAACCGAAGTCCCAGGTGATAGTATCGGCGATGAATTCAAAGGTTACGTGTTCAAAATCTCGGGAGGTAATGACAAACAAGGTTTTCCAATGATGCAAGGTGTCCTTACTCCAACAAGGGTCCGCCTTCTGTTTAAAAAAGGAATGAAATGCTACAGACCCAGAAGGAAAGGTGAAATGAAGAGAAAATCAGTTCGTGGGTGCGTAGTTAGCTCACAACTCTCAATCCTAAACCTTGTACTTGTAAAGAAGGGACCTCAGGAAGTTCCAGGACTTACTGATCAGGAAGCCCCCAGGAGACTCGGTCCAAAACGTGCCAGCAAAATCCGTAAATTGTTTAACTTGAGTCCAAAAGACGATGTTAGGAAGTTTGTTGTTAGACGTAAGATAGAAGGCAGAAACAAGACAAAGGCTCCAAAGATCCAAAGACTAGTAACTGCACAGAGGCTTCAAAGGAAAAGAAGACTCCTGAAACAAGCCAAGGAGAAGGCAAAGAGGAATAAGGAAGTATTGAGAGAATACAGAAAGCTGATGCATGAATATCGCTCTAAAAATAAGTGA
- a CDS encoding putative integral membrane protein: MDDYQKWRRREVKETRKVEYAFFPNRTVGQTYFVTVLMGCTIMGFAYAILKMSDKVREKRINKLRSERKLMKTYIPFENKAMLVRMTDRGILQYQREILNLPKQPTSLISDPDINYPEPKGQMTF; this comes from the exons atgGATGACTATCAGAAATGGAGAAGAAGAGAAGTAAAGGAAACGAGAAAAGTTGAATATGCGTTTTTTCCAAATAGAACAGTCGGTCAAACTTATTTTGTAACAGTATTGATGGGTTGTACAATTATGGGATTCGCATACGCTATTTTGAAAATGTCTGATAAAGTGAGGGaaaaaagaataaataaattaagatCGGAGAGgaaattaatgaaaacaTATATACCATTCGAAAAT AAGGCGATGCTGGTCAGAATGACTGATAGAGGCATACTGCAGTACCAAAgagaaattttaaatttgccGAAACAGCCTACTTCACTGATTTCAGACCCTGATATTAATTACCCAGAACCAAAGGGACAAATGACattctaa
- the SF3B5 gene encoding Splicing factor 3B subunit 5, whose product MSSYDRFNIHAQLEHLQSKYQGTGHVDNTKWEWVLNIQRDTLSSHCGHYTRLAYFSIVENEPVFRIKHRFLQSMVKPVTNVKVKPPLDQQLNHK is encoded by the exons atgTCATCATATGATAGATTTAATATTCATGCCCAGTTAGAGCATCTTCAAAGTAAATACCAGGGTACTGGTCACGTTGATAACACCAAATG GGAATGGGTTTTAAATATTCAGAGAGATACTTTATCATCGCATTGTGGCCACTATACAAGATTGGcttatttttcaattgTAGAGAATGAACCTGTATTCAGGATAAAACATCGCTTTTTacag AGTATGGTTAAACCAGTAACAAATGTAAAAGTTAAACCACCACTAGATCAACAACTAAACCATAAATAA